A section of the Metabacillus endolithicus genome encodes:
- a CDS encoding TetR/AcrR family transcriptional regulator, whose product MRQKKPKFIQIIDAAVIVIAENGYHQAQVSKIAKQAGVADGTIYLYFKNKEDILVSLFQEKMGVFIEKIEEEIKDKTNAADKLYSLIEKHFTLLSEDHQLAVVTQLELRQSNKDLRLRINEVLKGYLNVVDKIIQEGKESGEFRQDLDVRLARQMIFGTIDETVTTWVMNEQKYSLVNQTKKVHDLFVYGFVTPKTS is encoded by the coding sequence TTGAGACAGAAGAAACCGAAGTTTATTCAAATCATTGATGCAGCTGTAATTGTAATTGCTGAAAATGGTTATCATCAAGCACAAGTATCTAAGATTGCAAAGCAAGCAGGAGTTGCAGATGGAACCATATACTTATATTTTAAAAATAAAGAAGACATCCTTGTCTCTCTTTTCCAAGAGAAGATGGGCGTTTTTATAGAAAAAATTGAAGAAGAAATAAAAGATAAAACGAATGCAGCTGATAAGTTGTATTCTCTGATAGAAAAGCACTTTACACTGCTTTCAGAGGATCATCAACTTGCCGTTGTTACACAACTTGAGTTAAGACAGTCTAATAAGGACTTACGACTTCGCATAAACGAGGTATTAAAGGGTTACCTCAATGTTGTTGACAAAATTATTCAAGAAGGAAAGGAAAGCGGAGAATTTAGACAAGACTTAGATGTAAGATTAGCAAGACAAATGATTTTTGGAACCATTGATGAAACAGTAACAACATGGGTCATGAATGAACAAAAATACAGTTTGGTTAATCAAACAAAGAAAGTTCACGATTTATTTGTTTACGGTTTTGTGACTCCTAAAACTTCGTAA
- a CDS encoding electron transfer flavoprotein subunit alpha/FixB family protein: protein MARKVLVLGEVRDQSLRNVSFEAIAAGKTIAEGGEVVAVLLGDNVSALSTELIHYGADRVVAVENEKLQTYTPDGYSQALLSVISEENPEGIVFGHTALGKDLSPKIAAKLGSGLISDATAIEVTGGNVVFTRPIYSGKAFEKKIVTDGVIFATIRPNNISPLEKDDSRSGDTSTLSVDIKDLRTIVKEVVRKASEGVDLSEAKVVIAGGRGVKSEDGFEPLQELANVLGGAVGASRGACDAEYCDYSLQIGQTGKVVTPDLYIACGISGAIQHLAGMSNSKVIVAINKDPEANIFKVADYGIVGDLFEVVPLLTEEFRKLKVHA, encoded by the coding sequence ATGGCAAGAAAAGTACTTGTATTAGGTGAGGTTCGTGATCAATCATTACGTAATGTATCTTTTGAGGCAATTGCTGCAGGAAAAACAATTGCAGAGGGTGGAGAGGTTGTTGCTGTTTTATTAGGAGATAATGTTTCCGCATTATCAACCGAATTAATTCATTATGGTGCTGACCGTGTTGTAGCGGTGGAAAATGAAAAATTACAAACATATACACCAGATGGTTATTCTCAAGCTTTATTGTCAGTGATTTCAGAAGAAAATCCAGAAGGCATTGTTTTTGGTCATACAGCACTTGGTAAAGACTTGTCACCTAAAATTGCAGCAAAATTAGGCTCAGGTTTAATTTCAGATGCAACTGCTATTGAAGTGACAGGAGGAAATGTTGTATTTACTCGTCCAATATATTCAGGGAAAGCATTTGAAAAGAAAATTGTAACTGACGGAGTTATCTTTGCTACTATTCGTCCAAACAATATCTCTCCACTTGAGAAAGATGATTCAAGAAGTGGAGACACAAGTACACTATCTGTCGATATTAAAGATTTAAGAACAATCGTAAAGGAAGTTGTTCGTAAAGCTTCAGAAGGTGTTGATTTATCAGAAGCAAAAGTTGTTATTGCTGGTGGTCGTGGAGTTAAGAGTGAAGATGGTTTTGAACCTTTACAAGAATTAGCAAATGTTTTAGGGGGAGCAGTAGGGGCTTCACGTGGAGCATGTGATGCTGAATACTGTGATTATTCTCTTCAAATCGGTCAAACTGGAAAAGTTGTAACTCCTGATTTATATATTGCATGCGGAATCTCAGGTGCTATTCAACATCTAGCAGGTATGTCAAACTCTAAAGTCATAGTGGCGATTAACAAAGACCCAGAAGCAAACATCTTTAAAGTAGCTGATTACGGAATCGTAGGAGATCTATTTGAAGTTGTTCCACTATTAACAGAAGAATTTAGAAAATTAAAGGTTCACGCATAA
- a CDS encoding enoyl-CoA hydratase — translation MKLLKLTKENYIAVVTINHEPANALSSNVLKELSILLDSIEQDEQVRAVVLHGEGRFFSAGADIKEFVTVSSDGEFSKLAEEGQKIFERIENFPKPIIAAIHGAALGGLELAMSCHLRIVTEDAKLGLPELQLGIIPGFGGTQRLPRYVGKGRALEMMVTSEPILGKEAVELGLANHAYPQESMLEEAKKLAGKFAQKSPGSVKAVITLLNASKMTTYEEGMKQEAKLFGELFNSADAKEGITAFIEKRKPNFTGK, via the coding sequence ATGAAGCTGTTAAAGCTAACCAAAGAAAACTATATTGCTGTTGTAACGATTAATCATGAACCAGCAAATGCCCTTTCATCAAATGTTTTGAAAGAGCTTTCAATTTTACTTGATTCAATTGAACAAGATGAACAGGTCCGAGCGGTCGTTCTTCATGGTGAAGGAAGATTTTTCTCTGCTGGAGCAGATATAAAGGAGTTTGTTACTGTTTCATCAGATGGAGAGTTTTCAAAATTAGCAGAAGAGGGACAGAAAATATTTGAAAGAATTGAAAATTTCCCTAAGCCGATTATTGCAGCCATACATGGAGCTGCATTAGGGGGATTAGAACTTGCAATGTCTTGTCATCTAAGAATTGTAACAGAAGATGCAAAGCTTGGATTACCGGAATTACAGCTGGGAATTATTCCGGGGTTTGGTGGTACTCAAAGGCTACCAAGATATGTCGGTAAGGGCCGTGCATTAGAAATGATGGTAACAAGTGAACCAATCCTAGGGAAGGAAGCAGTAGAACTTGGTCTTGCAAATCATGCCTACCCGCAAGAAAGTATGTTAGAAGAAGCGAAGAAATTAGCAGGCAAGTTTGCTCAAAAAAGTCCAGGCTCAGTTAAAGCGGTTATAACACTTTTAAATGCTTCCAAAATGACCACCTATGAAGAAGGAATGAAACAGGAAGCTAAGCTTTTTGGGGAACTTTTTAATAGTGCTGATGCCAAAGAGGGGATTACAGCTTTTATTGAAAAGAGAAAGCCAAATTTTACGGGAAAATAG
- the trxA gene encoding thioredoxin, producing the protein MAITNVTDQTFSNETNEGVVLVDFWAPWCGPCKMIAPVLEELDTDMGDKVKIVKVDVDENQETAGKFGVMSIPTLLVLKDGEVVDKAVGYQPKEALAEVLNKHV; encoded by the coding sequence ATGGCAATTACAAATGTAACAGATCAAACATTTTCAAACGAAACAAACGAAGGTGTCGTATTAGTAGATTTCTGGGCACCATGGTGCGGACCTTGTAAAATGATTGCTCCAGTTCTTGAAGAGCTTGATACAGATATGGGAGATAAAGTGAAAATCGTTAAGGTTGATGTTGATGAGAACCAAGAAACAGCTGGTAAATTCGGCGTTATGAGTATCCCAACTTTACTAGTACTTAAAGACGGTGAAGTTGTTGATAAAGCTGTAGGATATCAGCCAAAAGAAGCGCTTGCTGAAGTTTTAAACAAGCACGTATAA
- a CDS encoding DUF350 domain-containing protein, with amino-acid sequence MNTFWENELVQIAAYYSVVVLCIIVFLTIFELVTKYKNWEEIQNGNFAVAMATGGKIFGIANIFRFSINQHDSLLEMMSSGLFGFILLLLGYFIYEFMTPKFKIDEEIQKDNRAVGFISLVISVGLSFVIGAAI; translated from the coding sequence ATGAATACATTTTGGGAAAATGAGCTTGTTCAAATTGCTGCCTACTATAGTGTTGTTGTACTATGTATCATTGTATTTTTGACCATATTTGAACTCGTTACGAAATATAAAAATTGGGAAGAAATTCAAAATGGTAATTTTGCCGTTGCAATGGCTACTGGTGGGAAAATATTTGGGATTGCAAATATCTTTCGTTTTTCAATTAACCAGCATGATAGCTTATTGGAAATGATGAGCTCAGGTTTGTTTGGCTTCATATTGTTACTTTTAGGTTATTTTATTTATGAATTTATGACACCTAAATTTAAAATAGATGAAGAGATACAAAAGGATAATCGTGCAGTAGGATTTATTTCATTAGTCATATCTGTAGGTTTATCATTTGTTATTGGGGCAGCAATATAA
- the zapA gene encoding cell division protein ZapA has protein sequence MSNRPKSKTTVDIYGQQFSIIGTESTSHIRAVAAMVDDKMREINSKNPSLDINKLAVLTAVNVVHDYLKLKEDYEKLEKQLIEKD, from the coding sequence TTGTCAAATCGCCCTAAGTCTAAAACAACAGTAGATATATATGGTCAACAATTTTCAATTATTGGGACTGAAAGCACAAGCCATATTCGAGCTGTTGCTGCAATGGTTGATGATAAAATGCGAGAGATTAATAGTAAAAACCCTTCTCTTGATATTAATAAATTAGCTGTTTTAACAGCAGTCAATGTTGTTCATGATTATTTAAAATTAAAAGAAGATTATGAAAAACTGGAGAAACAACTAATAGAAAAGGATTGA
- a CDS encoding electron transfer flavoprotein subunit beta/FixA family protein, translated as MNIFVIMKRTFDTEEKIAVQNGQINEDGAEFIINPYDEYAIEEAIQLRDANGGEVTVVTIGGEDSEKELRTALAMGCDKAVLINTEDDLENGDQYSTSRILAEYLKDQEVDIILGGNVAIDGGSGQVGPRLAELLDIAYVTTITKLEIDGDKATIVRDVEGDSEVIEASLPILVTAQQGLNEPRYPSLPGIMKAKKKPLDELELDDLDLDEDDVEAKTKTIEIYLPPKKEAGKVLEGEIEDQVKELVLLLRNEAKVV; from the coding sequence ATGAATATCTTCGTAATTATGAAAAGAACGTTTGATACTGAGGAAAAGATTGCTGTGCAAAATGGACAAATCAATGAGGATGGAGCAGAGTTTATTATTAATCCTTATGATGAATATGCAATCGAAGAAGCTATTCAATTACGTGATGCAAATGGGGGAGAAGTAACAGTAGTCACAATTGGTGGAGAGGATTCAGAGAAAGAATTAAGAACAGCTTTGGCTATGGGGTGTGATAAAGCTGTTTTAATTAATACTGAAGATGATTTAGAAAATGGTGATCAATATTCAACTTCAAGAATTTTAGCTGAATATCTTAAAGATCAAGAAGTAGATATTATCCTTGGTGGAAATGTAGCTATTGACGGTGGATCTGGTCAGGTTGGTCCAAGACTAGCTGAGTTATTGGATATTGCGTATGTAACAACAATTACTAAGCTTGAAATCGATGGAGACAAAGCAACGATTGTTCGAGATGTAGAGGGAGACTCTGAGGTTATTGAAGCATCCCTTCCAATTCTTGTAACAGCTCAACAGGGATTAAATGAGCCTCGTTATCCATCGTTACCTGGAATTATGAAAGCGAAGAAAAAGCCATTAGATGAGCTTGAATTAGATGATCTGGATTTAGACGAAGACGATGTTGAAGCTAAAACAAAAACAATTGAAATCTATCTACCACCGAAAAAAGAGGCTGGAAAAGTATTAGAAGGTGAAATAGAGGATCAAGTAAAAGAATTAGTTTTATTACTTAGAAATGAAGCGAAAGTTGTTTAA
- a CDS encoding endonuclease MutS2, translating to MQQKVLHVLEFEKVKEQLIKHASSSLGKEKAKALIPSSDYMDVVTLQEQTDEAAKVLRLKGNIPLGGLVDVRSTVKRAKIGGMLSSVELIEVAGTLYAGRQMKRFVEKMVEEEIELTHLPQLAEQIVILHDLERNINQCIDDNGYVLDSASVTLKGIRQQLRTNEARVRDKLESMIRSSSASKMLSDAIITIRNDRFVLPVKQEYRASYGGIVHDQSSSGATLFIEPQAIVELNNVLQQAKVKEKVEIDRILTLLSQEVAEQGDDILQNVNCLADMDFMFTKAKYAKQIKGTKPEVNQDGVIRMLKARHPLLPLDEVVANDIELGTDFTTIVITGPNTGGKTVALKTLGLCILMAQAGLQIPALDGSEVTVFKAVYADIGDEQSIEQSLSTFSSHMVNIVDILKKADDQSLVLFDELGAGTDPQEGAALAISILDEVYNRGARVVATTHYPELKAYGYNRPGVINASVEFDVTTLSPTYKLLIGVPGRSNAFEISKRLGLQEQIINMAKAQMTDESNEVDTMIASLETSKKSAEHERVEAERFRQEAEKLHKELQKQIIEFNEQRDALYEKAERSAAEKLEEANKEAEQIIRDLRKMRKEQHAQVKEHELIDAKKRLEEAQPHFVKSKKVEKKEPVKQEFLPGDEVKVISFDQKGHLVDKVSDNEWQVQMGIMKMKVKEADLQYIKRPKQEVQAKPLAAVKGKDYHVSLELDLRGERYENALLRVEKYLDDAVLAGYPRVSIIHGKGTGALRTGVKELLKNHRSVKNTRFGEAGEGGTGVTIVELK from the coding sequence TTGCAGCAAAAAGTTTTACATGTGTTAGAGTTTGAAAAAGTAAAAGAACAATTAATAAAGCATGCTTCATCTTCTCTTGGAAAAGAGAAGGCAAAGGCACTTATTCCTTCAAGTGATTACATGGATGTTGTCACCCTCCAAGAGCAAACAGATGAGGCTGCAAAGGTGCTCAGGCTGAAGGGAAACATACCATTAGGTGGACTTGTTGATGTAAGGTCAACAGTGAAAAGAGCAAAAATTGGCGGTATGTTAAGCTCGGTGGAATTAATAGAGGTTGCCGGAACTTTATATGCTGGACGTCAAATGAAGCGGTTTGTTGAAAAAATGGTAGAGGAAGAAATCGAATTAACACATTTGCCACAACTTGCAGAGCAGATTGTTATTCTTCATGACTTAGAGAGAAATATAAATCAATGTATTGATGATAATGGCTATGTACTTGATAGTGCCAGTGTGACTTTAAAAGGAATCCGTCAACAATTAAGAACAAATGAAGCAAGAGTTAGAGATAAATTAGAATCAATGATCCGCTCTTCTTCTGCTTCTAAAATGTTATCAGATGCAATCATTACGATAAGAAATGACCGTTTTGTTTTACCAGTTAAGCAGGAATATCGAGCTTCGTATGGTGGGATTGTTCATGATCAATCCAGCTCTGGTGCGACGTTATTTATTGAGCCTCAAGCTATCGTAGAATTGAATAATGTTCTGCAGCAGGCTAAGGTAAAAGAAAAAGTAGAAATCGATCGAATTTTAACGCTTTTATCACAGGAAGTTGCTGAGCAAGGCGATGACATTTTACAAAATGTCAATTGCTTAGCAGACATGGATTTTATGTTTACAAAGGCTAAATATGCAAAGCAAATTAAAGGGACAAAGCCAGAAGTGAATCAAGATGGTGTTATTCGGATGCTAAAGGCTCGACATCCACTTTTACCTTTAGACGAAGTTGTTGCTAATGATATTGAATTAGGAACTGATTTCACAACAATCGTTATTACAGGACCGAATACAGGAGGTAAAACAGTTGCTCTGAAAACACTTGGATTATGTATACTTATGGCACAGGCCGGGTTACAAATTCCAGCACTAGATGGATCAGAAGTGACTGTTTTTAAAGCAGTATATGCCGACATTGGTGATGAGCAATCAATTGAGCAAAGTTTAAGTACATTCTCTTCACATATGGTGAATATTGTTGATATTCTTAAAAAAGCAGATGACCAAAGTCTTGTGTTGTTTGATGAGCTTGGAGCTGGAACTGATCCGCAAGAAGGGGCAGCATTAGCTATCTCTATTCTTGATGAAGTGTATAACAGAGGAGCAAGAGTTGTTGCAACAACTCATTATCCGGAATTAAAAGCGTATGGCTACAATCGTCCAGGCGTAATTAATGCGAGTGTTGAGTTTGATGTCACAACCTTAAGTCCAACGTATAAACTTTTAATTGGTGTTCCCGGTCGTAGTAACGCTTTTGAAATTTCCAAGCGACTAGGATTACAAGAACAAATCATTAACATGGCAAAGGCACAAATGACCGACGAAAGTAATGAAGTTGATACAATGATTGCTTCATTAGAAACAAGCAAAAAATCAGCTGAACATGAACGTGTTGAGGCGGAGAGATTTCGTCAAGAAGCTGAAAAGCTCCATAAAGAGCTTCAAAAACAAATCATTGAATTTAATGAGCAACGTGACGCTTTATATGAAAAAGCAGAACGTAGTGCGGCAGAAAAACTAGAAGAGGCAAACAAAGAAGCTGAACAAATTATTAGAGATTTAAGAAAGATGCGCAAAGAACAGCATGCTCAAGTAAAGGAGCATGAATTAATTGATGCAAAAAAACGACTGGAAGAAGCTCAGCCTCATTTTGTGAAAAGCAAAAAGGTAGAGAAAAAGGAGCCTGTTAAACAGGAGTTCCTGCCTGGTGATGAAGTAAAAGTGATTAGTTTTGACCAAAAGGGTCATCTTGTTGATAAAGTTAGTGATAATGAGTGGCAAGTACAAATGGGGATTATGAAGATGAAGGTTAAAGAAGCAGATCTTCAATACATTAAACGTCCTAAGCAGGAGGTACAAGCAAAGCCATTAGCTGCTGTAAAAGGAAAAGATTATCACGTCTCACTTGAATTGGATTTACGTGGAGAACGATATGAAAATGCCTTATTAAGAGTAGAAAAATACTTGGATGACGCAGTTTTAGCGGGATACCCAAGAGTATCCATTATTCACGGAAAAGGAACAGGTGCACTGAGAACAGGTGTTAAGGAGCTATTAAAGAATCATCGTAGCGTGAAAAATACACGATTTGGAGAAGCTGGTGAAGGCGGTACAGGTGTAACAATAGTTGAACTCAAATAG
- a CDS encoding AMP-binding protein has product MESQKPWLSLYPTEIPHQINIDQKPLHYYLEQSALEFPNKIAIHFLGKELTYSDLYDQSLKLANYFQSLGLEKGDRVSIMLPNCPQAVISYYAVLLAGGIVVQTNPLYMERELEYQLKDSESTFIVTLDLLYPRVSKMKALTNLRHIIVTSIKDYLPFPKNLLYPFVQKKQNQIVVKVEHEGNTHLFKKIMELSKPSVEVPTYIPSEDVALLQYTGGTTGFPKGVMLSHENVVSNTKMCASWMYKCKRGEESVLGIIPFFHVYGMTTVMNLSVMQSFKMILLPKFDATDTLKTIEKLKPTLFPGAPTIYIALLNHPDIHKYNLSSIDCCISGSAPLPVEIQEKFEQLTGGKLVEGYGLSEASPVTHSNFIWGKRKKGSIGVPWPNTDSVVLSYENGGIAEPNELGEIAIRGPQVMQGYWNKKEETEATIKDGWLLTGDIGYMDEEGYFYIVDRKKDMIIAGGFNIYPREIEEILYEHEKVKEVVVAGIPDPYRGETVKAYIVLKDNQHATAEEFNEYARKHLAAYKVPHIYEFREDLPKTAVGKILRRALVDEEKEKMKNAN; this is encoded by the coding sequence ATGGAAAGTCAAAAACCTTGGTTATCGTTATATCCTACCGAAATCCCTCATCAAATTAATATTGACCAAAAACCACTGCATTATTATTTAGAGCAATCTGCACTAGAATTTCCTAATAAAATCGCTATTCATTTTTTAGGAAAGGAGTTAACCTATTCAGACCTATACGATCAATCTTTAAAACTGGCGAATTATTTTCAATCCTTGGGGTTAGAAAAGGGAGATCGTGTGTCAATAATGCTTCCAAATTGTCCACAAGCAGTGATCTCTTATTATGCCGTGTTACTAGCTGGCGGTATTGTTGTCCAGACGAATCCTTTATATATGGAAAGAGAATTAGAATACCAATTAAAAGACAGCGAGTCCACTTTTATCGTAACGCTAGATTTATTATATCCGAGAGTTTCTAAAATGAAAGCGTTAACAAACCTACGGCATATTATCGTCACAAGCATTAAAGATTATTTGCCATTTCCGAAAAATTTATTGTATCCTTTTGTCCAAAAAAAGCAAAATCAAATCGTTGTAAAAGTAGAACATGAGGGTAACACTCATTTATTTAAGAAAATTATGGAGTTATCAAAGCCTTCTGTTGAAGTACCAACATATATTCCTTCAGAAGATGTGGCCCTCCTGCAATATACTGGAGGTACGACAGGTTTTCCAAAGGGTGTTATGCTTTCACATGAAAATGTTGTTTCAAACACAAAGATGTGTGCTTCATGGATGTATAAATGCAAAAGAGGCGAAGAATCTGTATTAGGAATTATTCCTTTCTTTCACGTTTATGGGATGACGACAGTTATGAACTTATCTGTGATGCAAAGCTTTAAAATGATTCTTTTACCAAAGTTTGATGCAACAGATACGTTAAAAACAATTGAAAAATTAAAGCCAACATTATTTCCAGGTGCTCCAACAATTTATATTGCACTTTTAAATCATCCTGATATTCATAAGTATAATCTTTCTTCAATCGATTGCTGCATAAGTGGGTCGGCTCCACTTCCTGTTGAGATACAAGAAAAATTTGAACAACTTACAGGTGGAAAATTAGTAGAAGGCTATGGATTATCGGAAGCATCTCCTGTTACTCATTCAAATTTTATTTGGGGAAAAAGAAAGAAAGGCAGTATTGGTGTTCCATGGCCAAACACAGACTCAGTTGTTCTTTCATATGAAAATGGAGGTATTGCTGAGCCTAATGAACTTGGAGAGATTGCGATTAGGGGTCCTCAAGTTATGCAAGGATATTGGAATAAAAAAGAAGAAACAGAAGCAACAATTAAAGATGGTTGGCTGCTAACAGGTGATATTGGCTACATGGATGAAGAAGGATACTTTTATATTGTAGATCGTAAGAAAGACATGATTATTGCTGGTGGGTTTAATATTTACCCACGTGAGATTGAAGAAATTCTATATGAACATGAAAAAGTCAAAGAGGTAGTAGTTGCGGGGATTCCTGATCCTTACCGTGGAGAGACAGTAAAAGCTTATATTGTCTTAAAAGATAACCAACATGCAACAGCTGAGGAATTTAATGAATATGCGCGTAAGCATTTAGCTGCATATAAGGTACCTCACATTTATGAATTTAGAGAGGATCTTCCTAAAACTGCTGTTGGAAAAATATTAAGACGTGCGTTAGTTGATGAGGAAAAAGAAAAAATGAAAAACGCAAACTAA
- the uvrC gene encoding excinuclease ABC subunit UvrC, whose protein sequence is MKEHIKEKLALLPDQPGCYIMKDRQGTVIYVGKAKVLKNRVRSYFTGSHDGKTLRLVNEITDFEYIITSSNLEALILELNLIKKYDPKYNVMLKDDKTYPFIKITNERHPRLLVTRQVKKDKGKYFGPYPNVQSARETIKLLDRLYPLRKCSTLPDRVCLYYHMGQCLAPCVKDVSEETNRQMVEEITKFLNGGYKNIKNELSEKMSKAAEELEFERAKELRDQILHIEATMEKQKMTLNDFVDRDVFGYAYDKGWMCVQVFFIRQGKLIERDVSMFPIYDSPEQEFLTFLGQFYSKASHFIPKEILLPDSIEFELVEKLLDVTTLQPKRGKKKDLILLAHKNAKIALQEKFSLIERDEERTIKAVENLGDKLGIHTPHRIEAFDNSNIQGTDPVSAMVVFEDGKPAKKYYRKYKIKSVKGPDDYESMREVVRRRYTRVLKEQLALPDLIIIDGGKGHLAAAQDVLENELGLSIPVAGLVKDDKHRTSELIIGSPPEFIQLERNSQEFYLLQRIQDEVHRFAITFHRQLRGKNAFQSILDDIPGVGEQRKKMLLKYFGSVKKMKEASLDDFKEAGMPENIAKQITDYLKEENGN, encoded by the coding sequence ATGAAAGAACATATTAAGGAAAAGCTTGCACTTCTTCCTGATCAACCTGGTTGTTATATCATGAAGGATCGACAGGGAACTGTCATTTATGTAGGGAAAGCAAAAGTTCTGAAAAATCGCGTTCGCTCATACTTTACAGGCTCACATGATGGAAAAACATTACGCTTAGTTAATGAAATTACTGACTTTGAATATATTATTACCTCTTCTAATTTAGAAGCATTAATATTGGAATTAAATCTTATTAAAAAATATGATCCTAAATACAATGTGATGTTAAAGGATGATAAAACATATCCTTTTATTAAAATTACAAATGAACGGCACCCTAGACTCCTTGTAACAAGACAAGTTAAAAAGGATAAAGGAAAGTACTTTGGGCCATACCCTAACGTTCAATCGGCGCGTGAAACGATAAAATTACTAGATCGTTTATACCCTCTAAGAAAATGCTCGACATTGCCTGATCGTGTTTGTCTTTATTACCATATGGGTCAATGTTTAGCACCGTGCGTTAAAGATGTGTCAGAAGAAACAAATCGACAAATGGTAGAGGAAATTACGAAGTTCCTAAATGGTGGATATAAAAATATTAAGAATGAATTATCGGAAAAAATGAGTAAGGCTGCAGAAGAGCTTGAATTTGAGCGCGCAAAAGAGCTTAGAGACCAAATTCTTCATATAGAAGCGACGATGGAAAAACAAAAGATGACGTTAAATGATTTTGTTGATCGTGATGTGTTTGGGTATGCATACGATAAGGGTTGGATGTGTGTACAAGTCTTTTTTATCCGACAAGGAAAATTAATTGAACGTGATGTTTCAATGTTTCCAATCTATGATAGTCCTGAACAGGAGTTTCTTACGTTTTTAGGTCAATTTTATTCTAAAGCGAGTCACTTTATCCCAAAGGAAATCCTGCTTCCGGATAGTATCGAATTCGAATTAGTTGAAAAGTTGTTAGACGTAACAACACTTCAGCCTAAGCGTGGTAAAAAGAAGGACCTTATATTATTAGCTCACAAAAATGCAAAGATTGCTCTTCAAGAGAAATTTTCTTTAATTGAAAGAGATGAAGAAAGAACAATTAAGGCTGTGGAAAATTTAGGTGATAAATTAGGAATCCATACTCCCCACCGAATTGAAGCATTCGATAATTCAAACATACAAGGAACTGACCCCGTATCTGCAATGGTTGTGTTTGAGGATGGAAAGCCGGCAAAAAAATATTATCGTAAGTATAAAATAAAAAGCGTAAAAGGTCCTGATGATTATGAGTCTATGAGGGAAGTTGTCAGAAGACGCTATACAAGAGTTTTAAAAGAACAGTTAGCATTACCTGACCTGATTATTATTGATGGTGGAAAAGGGCATTTGGCAGCTGCTCAGGATGTGCTAGAGAATGAGTTAGGATTATCTATTCCTGTAGCCGGATTGGTAAAAGATGATAAACACCGAACTTCTGAGCTCATTATAGGTTCACCACCTGAATTTATACAGCTAGAAAGAAACAGTCAGGAATTTTACCTGCTTCAAAGAATTCAGGATGAAGTTCACCGTTTTGCGATCACCTTTCATCGTCAACTTAGAGGAAAGAATGCCTTTCAATCTATTTTGGATGATATTCCAGGTGTTGGAGAACAAAGAAAAAAGATGCTCTTAAAATATTTTGGATCTGTTAAAAAAATGAAAGAAGCAAGTCTCGATGATTTTAAAGAAGCTGGTATGCCGGAAAATATAGCAAAGCAAATAACGGATTATTTAAAAGAGGAAAATGGGAACTGA
- a CDS encoding CvpA family protein, with translation MLDFVLFIILLFGILVGLKRGFILQFVHLTGFIIAYIVAYQYFDDLAPKLKLWVPYPATSDGPAILSLLSGEDLEGAYYRAVAFVILFIGTKIVMQIIGTMLDFVALLPILKQLNRWAGSILGFLESYLVLFILLFIAALIPMEQIQTALDQSVLANLIVNHTPYFSDKVNELWIQYMS, from the coding sequence ATGCTAGATTTCGTATTATTTATTATTCTACTATTCGGGATACTAGTCGGCTTAAAACGCGGTTTTATCCTTCAATTTGTTCATTTGACAGGATTTATTATCGCATACATAGTAGCATACCAGTATTTTGATGATCTTGCACCCAAATTGAAATTATGGGTACCTTATCCAGCTACAAGTGATGGACCAGCTATTCTCTCATTGTTAAGTGGAGAGGATCTTGAAGGTGCTTATTATCGTGCTGTAGCATTTGTTATTCTATTTATAGGAACGAAAATTGTGATGCAAATTATCGGGACAATGCTTGATTTTGTTGCGCTGTTGCCGATATTAAAGCAATTAAATAGGTGGGCTGGTTCTATATTAGGCTTTTTGGAATCATATCTTGTTTTATTTATCTTACTTTTTATTGCAGCCTTAATTCCTATGGAACAGATACAAACTGCTTTAGATCAATCAGTTTTAGCCAATTTAATCGTGAATCATACTCCTTACTTCTCAGATAAAGTTAATGAGCTTTGGATTCAATATATGTCCTAA